In the Brassica napus cultivar Da-Ae chromosome A7, Da-Ae, whole genome shotgun sequence genome, one interval contains:
- the LOC106353301 gene encoding serine/threonine-protein kinase ATG1a: MDAAARLVGDYELGRRLGSGSFAVVWLAKHRSSGLEVAIKEIDKKKLNPKVRDSLLKEISILRTIDHPNIIRLHEAIETGDRIFLVLEYCSGGDLAEYINLHGKVSEPVAKHFMRQLALGLQALQEKHCIHRDLKPQNLLLSSKEVTPLLKIGDFGFARSLTPEAMAETFCGSPLYMAPEIIRNRKYDAKADLWSAGAILFQLVTGKPPFDGTNQFQLFHNIVRDTELKFPEDALNEIHPDCVDLCKSLLRRDPIERLTFREFFSHRFLQEARQTPGVVHSDSTGKSSLPSGQLTSTNRFKASAENVYKQGSSSSASPSHIVSSEKTRKDTEGQSSSNQFGVLDSLELIEREYVLVNRPSEGSSDCFDTSLQDSGTRNLLPKNDKGSLEAQKPASGSSYLLTEVQRLTIVHPPTKLQLLHQYAEALAEVAREMGNAGQVKESFAVTLVVLAAWRKALEICDSWMMSVGELRVNPADPTTAPETSNPDLNSPAVAKTWVTQEFVTAFNQAETSSTQLNQTSAATHMPDAMETIYEKALAYGKSGGAEEYLNNKESAGKLYKKAILLLSFIIEEAVTLPLNPPFSLTSDDKKRILYYISNLQHRRSHL; encoded by the exons aTGGACGCGGCGGCGCGACTGGTGGGCGACTACGAACTTGGGCGGAGACTCGGGTCAGGCTCCTTCGCCGTGGTGTGGCTAGCGAAGCACCGATCGTCTGGCTTGGAAGTCGCCATCAAGGAGATTGATAAGAAGAAGCTTAACCCTAAAGTCAGAGACAGTCTCCTCAAGGAGATTTCGATTCTCAGAACCATCGATCATCCCAACATCATCAGACTCCATGAAGCCATCGAg ACTGGAGATAGGATATTTCTGGTGTTGGAGTATTGTAGTGGAGGTGATCTTGCTGAGTACATCAATCTCCATGGGAAAGTATCTGAGCCTGTTGCTAAGCATTTTATGAGGCAGTTGG CTTTGGGATTGCAAGCACTTCAAGAGAAGCATTGTATCCACAGAGATTTGAAGCCTCAG aATTTACTTTTGTCGTCAAAGGAAGTAACTCCGTTGCTGAAGATAGGAGATTTTGGGTTTGCAAG GTCTTTAACACCGGAGGCAATGGCTGAAACATTTTGCGGCTCTCCATTGTATATGGCTCCAGAGATCATCAGGAACCGAAAGTATGATGCCAAG GCTGACTTGTGGAGTGCTGGTGCGATTCTGTTTCAACTTGTTACTGGGAAGCCACCTTTTGATGGGACTAATCAATTCCAG CTTTTTCACAATATTGTGAGAGACACTGAGTTGAAGTTTCCTGAAGATGctttaaatgagattcatccTGATTGTGTTGATCTGTGCAAAAGTCTTCTACGCCGAGACCCAA TTGAACGCTTGACGTTCCGAGAATTCTTCAGTCACAGGTTCCTTCAGGAGGCAAG ACAAACTCCGGGTGTTGTGCATTCTGATTCTACGGGGAAGTCCTCTTTGCCCTCTGGACAACTTACTAGTACAAACCGATTCAAAGCAAGTGCAGAGAACGTCTACAAACAAGGGAGCTCCTCTAGTGCCTCACCTTCTCACATTGTGTCTTCTGAGAAGACTAGGAAAGACACTGAGGGACAGTCTTCATCAAATCAGTTTGGAG TACTTGACTCGCTTGAGCTCATAGAGAGGGAGTATGTACTTGTAAACCGTCCTTCCGAAGGTTCATCAGATTGTTTCGACACATCACTTCAAGATTCCGGGACTCGTAACCTCTTACCAAAGAACGATAAAGGTTCACTTGAAGCACAGAAACCAGCAAGCGGATCATCATACCTGTTAACAGAAGTCCAACGGTTAACCATCGTTCATCCTCCAACCAAACTCCAACTTTTGCATCAGTACGCAGAAGCACTTGCAGAAGTAGCTCGTGAGATG GGCAATGCAGGACAGGTTAAGGAGTCTTTTGCTGTTACCCTCGTCGTTTTAGCTGCCTGGAGAAAAGCTTTAGAGATATGTGATTCTTGGATGATGTCCGTTGGAGAGTTGAGAGTGAATCCAGCAGATCCAACCACAGCTCCAGAGACTTCAAATCCTGATTTAAACTCACCAGCAGTGGCTAAAACTTGGGTGACACAAGAGTTTGTTACCGCGTTTAACCAGGCTGAGACTTCATCAACTCAACTAAACCAAACGAGCG CTGCTACTCATATGCCTGATGCCATGGAAACAATATACGAGAAGGCACTAGCATACGGCAAGAGTGGTGGG GCGGAAGAGTATTTGAATAACAAGGAAAGTGCAGGAAAGTTATACAAGAAAGCAATTCTTCTACTCTCCTTTATAATCGAGGAAGCAGTGACTCTACCTCTAAACCCTCCTTTCTCATTAACCTCTGACGACAAGAAGCGGATTCTCTATTACATCTCTAACTTGCAGCATCGTCGGTCGCATCTTTAG
- the LOC106353302 gene encoding B3 domain-containing transcription factor NGA2, with amino-acid sequence MNQEEENPVEKASSMEREHMFEKVVTPSDVGKLNRLVIPKQHAERYFPLDNNSDSSKGLLLNFEDRTGNSWRFRYSYWNSSQSYVMTKGWSRFVKDKKLDAGDIVSFQRDPGNKDKLFIDWRRRPKIPDHHHQFAGAMFPRFYSFSHPQNLYHRYQQDLGIGYYVSSMERNDPPAVIESVPLIMQRRAAHVAAIPSSRGEKRLRLFGVDMECGGGGGSVNSTEEESSSSGGGGVSMASVGSLLQLRLVSSDDESLVAMEAASVDEDHHLLTKKGKSSLSFDLDRR; translated from the coding sequence ATGaatcaagaagaagagaatcCTGTGGAAAAAGCCTCTTCAATGGAGAGAGAGCACATGTTTGAAAAAGTAGTAACACCAAGCGACGTAGGCAAACTAAACCGACTCGTGATCCCAAAGCAACACGCGGAGAGATACTTCCCTTTAGACAACAATTCTGACAGCAGCAAAGGTTTGCTTCTAAACTTCGAAGACCGAACAGGAAACTCATGGAGATTCCGTTACTCTTACTGGAACAGTAGCCAGAGTTATGTCATGACAAAAGGTTGGAGCCGCTTCGTCAAAGACAAGAAGCTTGATGCTGGCGACATCGTTTCTTTTCAGAGAGATCCTGGTAATAAAGACAAGCTTTTCATTGATTGGAGGAGACGACCAAAGATtccagatcatcatcatcaattcgCTGGAGCTATGTTCCCTAGGTTTTACTCTTTCTCTCATCCTCAGAACCTTTATCATCGATATCAACAAGATCTTGGAATTGGGTATTATGTGAGTTCAATGGAGAGAAATGATCCACCGGCTGTAATTGAATCTGTGCCGTTGATAATGCAAAGGAGAGCAGCACACGTGGCTGCTATACCTTCATCAAGAGGAGAGAAGAGGTTAAGGCTGTTTGGAGTGGACATGGAGtgcggcggcggcggaggaaGTGTGAATAGCACGGAGGAAGAGTCGTCGTCTTCCGGTGGTGGCGGCGTTTCTATGGCTAGTGTTGGTTCTCTTCTCCAGTTGAGGCTAGTGAGCAGTGATGATGAGTCTTTGGTAGCAATGGAAGCTGCAAGTGTCGATGAGGATCATCACTTGTTAACAAAGAAAGGAAAGTCTTCTTTGTCTTTCGATTTGGATAGAAGATGA
- the LOC106353299 gene encoding NAC domain-containing protein 66 — MIFLLVYVKSTHTYIYTPVSYTLVLSSSSSSSFLSLTMNISVNGQSQVPPGFRFHPTEEELLEYYLRKKISNIKIDLDVIRDVDLNKLEPWDIQEMCKIGTTPQNDWYFFSHKDKKYPTGTRTNRATTVGFWKATGRDKIIYSNGDRIGMRKTLVFYKGRAPHGQKSDWIMHEYRLDENVLASSSNHDDEVSVETCEVIGGDEGWVVCRVFMKKSLCKTVISSPPRSVKTSSFNEETIEEIFKVMGQSCKEEIIVDPFLKLPNLECLNNTVASYQRLMDDQVHNYHVPSFGTSWVTLDRLVASQPNGPNSYSIPAVDEIPQSPLHGLNRPGLYNTGLTQDYYTTEMDIWNNTDFGRTTTSSSNPWFHISNSSE, encoded by the exons ATGATTTTTTTGCTTGTTTATGTAAAAagtacacacacatatatatatactccggTTAGTTATACACTTgttctatcttcttcttcttcctcctcttttcTATCTCTAACAATGAACATATCAGTAAACGGACAGTCACAAGTGCCTCCTGGCTTTAGGTTTCACCCGACTGAGGAGGAGCTCTTGGAGTATTACCTCCGCAAGAAAATCTCTAACATCAAGATTGATCTCGATGTTATTCGTGATGTTGATCTCAACAAGCTCGAGCCTTGGGATATTCAAG AGATGTGTAAGATAGGAACAACCCCGCAAAATGATTGGTACTTCTTTAGCCACAAGGACAAGAAGTATCCCACGGGAACAAGAACCAACCGAGCCACCACGGTGGGGTTTTGGAAAGCAACCGGACGTGACAAGATCATATATAGCAATGGGGATAGGATCGGTATGCGGAAAACGCTTGTCTTCTACAAAGGTCGAGCCCCTCATGGTCAAAAATCGGATTGGATCATGCATGAGTATAGACTCGACGAGAATGTATTAGCCTCCTCCTCGAATCATGACGATGAGGTCAGTGTAGAAACGTGTGAGGTCATAGGAGGAGATGAAGGATGGGTGGTGTGTCGTGTTTTCATGAAGAAGAGTCTTTGCAAAACTGTAATTAGCAGCCCGCCGAGGTCAGTGAAAACATCTTCGTTCAACGAGGAGACTATTGAAGAAATTTTTAAAGTTATGGGACAGTCTTGTAAAGAGGAGATCATTGTAGATCCTTTCTTGAAACTCCCTAACCTCGAGTGCCTTAACAACACCGTCGCGAGTTACCAGCGGTTGATGGACGACCAAGTCCACAACTATCACGTCCCCAGCTTTGGCACTAGCTGGGTTACTTTGGATCGTCTCGTGGCCTCGCAGCCAAATGGGCCCAACTCATATTCAATCCCAGCCGTCGATGAGATCCCACAATCACCGCTCCATGGACTAAACCGTCCCGGTTTGTATAACACCGGTTTAACACAGGATTATTATACAACGGAGATGGATATATGGAACAATACAGACTTCGGGAGAACCACGACGTCATCGTCCAACCCATGGTTCCATATATCAAACAGTAGTGAATAA